A genomic region of Terriglobia bacterium contains the following coding sequences:
- a CDS encoding M20/M25/M40 family metallo-hydrolase, whose product MPKPSAIILRLVFLLAMAIGVPHFLLAQDRTPSPSSISQQARQYRIQHDVAILKEFDDLLSIPNVASDLTNIKRNADVLKEMLGRRGIRTRLLQINNAPPAVYGELLSPGALRTVALYAHYDGQPVDPSLWKSNPWKMMIRDRPLEDGGHEISLDSLKSPLPGEWRVYARSASDDKAPIMALLAALDALRAGNISLSVNLKLFLEGEEEAGSPHLRSFFEKYKDLLKADAWLLCDGPVHQTRRMQLYFGARGITELELTVYGPNRALHSGHYGNWAPNPIALLTDLLSSLRDGEGRIRIPHFFDDVRPLTDSEHRALNEIPAVDAQLRHDLGLAWNEGGKEVLAERILSPAINFRGIQSGHVGEKTTNSLPSEAIASIDFRLVPDQTPDRVRSQVEEHILRQGFFIVHETPTMEIRRAHPKIVKLAWGPGYPAARTSMDLPLSKALISVIEQSTGESVVKMPSLGGSVPMYLFVEQLKTPVIGFPIVNHDNNQHASDENLRLQNLWDGIEMFASVLARLGKVWP is encoded by the coding sequence ATGCCGAAACCTTCTGCAATCATTCTTCGATTGGTTTTTCTGTTGGCAATGGCCATTGGCGTCCCCCATTTTCTTCTGGCGCAGGATAGGACTCCCTCCCCCTCATCCATTTCGCAACAGGCCCGTCAATACCGAATTCAACACGATGTGGCCATCCTCAAAGAGTTTGACGATCTCCTTTCGATCCCCAATGTTGCATCCGATCTGACCAATATCAAAAGAAATGCGGACGTGCTTAAGGAAATGCTTGGGCGCCGTGGAATTCGCACCCGGCTTCTACAGATCAATAATGCCCCTCCGGCTGTTTATGGAGAGTTGCTTTCTCCCGGGGCCCTTCGGACCGTCGCCCTTTATGCGCACTATGATGGCCAACCGGTCGATCCATCACTCTGGAAGAGCAATCCCTGGAAGATGATGATTCGTGACCGTCCGCTGGAGGATGGTGGCCATGAAATCTCACTCGATTCGTTGAAATCACCGCTGCCGGGTGAATGGCGTGTGTACGCGCGCTCGGCCAGTGATGACAAGGCGCCGATCATGGCCTTGCTGGCGGCGCTCGATGCCCTCCGTGCGGGAAACATTTCGCTTTCAGTCAATCTCAAATTGTTTCTTGAAGGTGAAGAAGAGGCCGGGTCGCCCCATCTGAGGTCCTTCTTTGAAAAATATAAGGACCTCTTGAAAGCTGATGCATGGCTTCTGTGCGACGGGCCGGTTCATCAGACCCGCCGTATGCAGCTCTACTTTGGAGCACGCGGCATCACTGAATTGGAATTGACGGTTTATGGCCCCAACCGGGCTTTGCATAGCGGGCATTATGGCAACTGGGCTCCCAATCCTATCGCTCTGCTGACTGATCTATTAAGCAGCCTCCGGGACGGCGAGGGTAGAATTCGCATCCCTCACTTCTTCGATGACGTCAGGCCACTCACCGATTCCGAGCATCGCGCCCTGAATGAGATTCCCGCTGTCGATGCACAACTGCGCCATGATCTTGGGCTCGCCTGGAACGAGGGGGGGAAAGAAGTACTGGCGGAGCGGATCCTCAGCCCGGCCATCAACTTTCGTGGCATCCAGTCGGGCCATGTCGGCGAAAAAACAACCAACTCACTCCCGAGCGAGGCGATTGCATCGATCGATTTTCGCTTGGTGCCTGATCAAACACCTGACCGGGTGCGGTCACAGGTCGAAGAGCACATCCTCCGGCAGGGATTCTTTATCGTTCATGAAACCCCGACGATGGAGATCCGTCGAGCCCATCCAAAGATCGTCAAGCTTGCCTGGGGTCCGGGCTATCCCGCAGCGCGCACTTCCATGGATCTGCCGCTTTCCAAAGCTTTGATAAGCGTGATCGAGCAGTCCACTGGTGAGTCTGTAGTCAAAATGCCTTCGCTGGGTGGAAGCGTCCCGATGTACCTTTTCGTCGAACAGCTCAAGACCCCCGTGATCGGATTCCCCATTGTCAATCATGACAACAACCAGCATGCGTCCGATGAGAACTTGCGGCTGCAAAACCTGTGGGACGGAATCGAAATGTTCGCCTCCGTGCTGGCCCGGCTGGGGAAAGTCTGGCCCTAG